From a region of the Panicum virgatum strain AP13 chromosome 2K, P.virgatum_v5, whole genome shotgun sequence genome:
- the LOC120684058 gene encoding flowering time control protein FPA-like isoform X1 yields the protein MSSEPPPADSPEAPASASPPKDAVASGGGAAAGVLETNTLWVGNLPAHVSEGDLMALFAPHGALDCALARAGSRSYAFILFRTPAEARAAVEATRGEKVKGAAMRTEFARPARAVRNLWVGGISPSVSKEELEEEFQKFGKVEGVAFSNDQTSAYVDFEKLEDAISAHRSLNGRTLGGKELCVDFQRSKGRAEWSEASSFNGRVSGLPGDKRATAPLKGSAGTRTREAQPTNVLWVGFPGSYKVIDEEALKQAMSAFGVVTKIKIFQSRQYAFVEFASVVEAYNAKTNLDGHLFDDPRIQILFSNSELAPNKLDNTTSVSGFPRSSEMYSSDGRHGLGSGTLQGYDPPRGGRSRHLDYGGLPTPGGILPPPEPFDPREAKRMRLDAGVDPYDVRAGSTSLYSTGLRNRDSSVHAEGSSTPAIRVRGTVHRTSYLEHFWRGNIAKGGSPVCRARCLPITKGSDIPLPDVINCSARTGLDMLAKHYADATGFDVVFFLPDNEDDFISYTEFLRYLGSKSRAGVVKVDAGTTLFLVPPSDFLTNVLQVDGPERLYGVVLHIPQMSAAAALRPQLTGPELQPYYDERETLPTSQRKYSIISPSDNGHHDADYRGSLREESMHHLGQISGRPRMDEGQAVQPALAGFPTNQTAATQVQPPVKPDIMATLAKLMPSVQSSTLVSGQMPMNSTDRQSQMHDPSMLSKAWNPENQSSASNLSFGQIANLQQPGQQFSRQASATHLTNYGNMVGAPEHSTQHTAYNPEVALNLPPPPPPPIPTPTHSSITLPSQGGHSLPTQLNQQLYQPEQYYVPQSNYGPLATGSHSNLQASNANNLAPPLRQVNPGPPANNQMGNLPQLQPSSHGQQQHFAPGTAQAPDEADKSKKYQATLQLAQNLLLQIQRQSGNQS from the exons ATGTCGTCGGAGCCGCCGCCCGCGGATTCCCCGGAGGCGCCCGCCTCCGCATCCCCTCCGAAGGACGCCGTGGCCAgcgggggcggcgccgctgctgggGTCCTGGAGACGAACACGCTCTGGGTGGGCAACCTGCCCGCCCATGTGAGCGAGGGCGACCTGATGGCGCTGTTCGCGCCGCACGGCGCGCTCGATTGCGCCCTCGCCCGAGCCGGCTCCCGCAGCTACGCGTTCATCCTCTTCCGCACCCCCGCCGAGGCTCGCGCGGCCGTCGAGGCCACCCGGGGCGAAAAGGTCAAGGGCGCCGCCATGCGCACCGAGTTCGCGCGGCCG GCCAGAGCTGTTAGGAATCTGTGGGTTGGTGGCATTAGCCCGTCGGTTTCAAAGGAggagctagaggaggagttcCAAAAGTTTGGAAAAGTTGAAGGTGTTGCATTCTCCAATGATCAGACATCAGCTTACGTCGATTTCGAGAAACTGGAAGATGCAATTTCTGCTCACAGGTCTTTGAATGGAAGAACTTTAGGTGGCAAAGAATTGTGTGTCGATTTCCAGAGGTCTAAGGGAAGAGCG GAATGGTCAGAAGCGAGCAGCTTCAATGGTAGAGTATCAGGGCTGCCAGGTGACAAGAGAGCCACTGCCCCTCTAAAG GGTTCTGCTGGAACACGGACGCGAGAAGCACAACCTACCAATGTTCTCTGGGTTGGTTTTCCTGGTTCGTATAAAGTTATTGATGAGGAGGCGCTCAAGCAAGCTATGTCAGCATTTGGTGTGGTTACAAAGATAAAAATTTTCCAGTCAAGGCAGTATGCTTTTGTTGAGTTTGCAAGCGTTGTGGAAGCTTATAATGCTAAGACGAATCTAGATGGCCATCTTTTCGATGATCCCAGGATTCAGATTCTTTTCTCAAACAGTGAGCTTGCACCAAATAAATTAGATAACACAACATCGGTTTCTGGATTTCCTAGATCATCAGAAATGTATTCCAGTGATGGCCGTCATGGTCTTGGCAGTGGTACTTTGCAAGGGTATGATCCACCAAGAGGAGGAAGATCAAGACATTTGGATTATGGTGGTTTACCTACTCCAGGTGGAATCCTTCCACCACCTGAACCATTTGATCCAAGAGAAGCAAAAAGAATGAGGCTGGATGCTGGTGTTGACCCTTATGATGTAAGGGCAGGCAGCACAAGTCTTTATTCTACTGGGTTACGCAATCGTGACAGCTCTGTGCATGCCGAGGGGAGTTCAACTCCTGCTATTCGAGTCCGAGGCACAGTGCATCGAACGTCATACCTTGAGCATTTTTGGCGTGGCAATATCGCCAAAGGTGGATCTCCTGTTTGCCGTGCTCGTTGTTTGCCTATAACAAAGGGCAGTGATATACCTCT ACCAGACGTTATTAATTGTTCAGCTAGGACGGGATTGGATATGCTGGCGAAACACTATGCAGATGCTACTGGATTTGATGTTGTCTTTTTCTTACCAGATAATGAAGATGACTTTATTTCTTATACTGAGTTCTTGCGCTACTTGGGCTCAAAAAGCCGAGCAGGGGTTGTAAAGGTTGATGCAGGGACTACTTTATTTTTGGTACCACCATCAGATTTCTTGACAAATGTATTGCAAGTTGACGGCCCAGAGCGCCTTTATGGTGTAGTATTGCATATTCCACAaatgtctgctgctgctgctctcagGCCCCAATTGACTGGGCCAGAACTGCAGCCTTACTATGATGAAAGGGAAACTCTGCCTACTTCACAAAGAAAGTATAGTATCATTTCTCCCAGTGACAATGGCCATCATGATGCTGATTACCGTGGATCTTTACGTGAGGAGTCGATGCATCATTTGGGGCAAATATCTGGAAGGCCTCGGATGGATGAAGGCCAAGCAGTTCAGCCAGCTCTTGCAGGGTTTCCAACAAATCAAACAGCTGCAACGCAAGTTCAACCTCCAGTCAAGCCTGATATTATGGCTACCCTGGCAAAGCTTATGCCAAGTGTGCAATCATCAACTCTGGTAAGTGGTCAGATGCCTATGAACTCCACAGACAGACAATCAcagatgcatgatccatctaTGCTTTCTAAAGCATGGAATCCTGAAAATCAATCTTCAGCTTCAAATTTATCCTTTGGGCAGATTGCTAATCTTCAGCAGCCAGGGCAGCAGTTCAGCAGGCAAGCTTCAGCTACTCATCTGACAAACTATGGGAACATGGTGGGTGCTCCAGAGCACTCAACACAGCATACTGCTTACAACCCCGAAGTTGCTTTGAacctaccaccaccaccaccaccaccaattCCTACACCAACACACAGTTCTATTACATTACCATCTCAAGGTGGACACAGTTTGCCCACACAGCTGAACCAGCAGCTTTATCAGCCAGAGCAGTATTATGTGCCACAAAGCAACTATGGTCCATTAGCCACCGGTAGCCATTCTAACCTTCAAGCCAGCAATGCTAACAACCTTGCCCCTCCCCTTCGGCAAGTAAACCCTGGACCTCCAGCAAATAATCAGATGGGAAATTTGCCCCAGCTCCAGCCATCATCTCATGGACAACAACAGCATTTTGCTCCTGGTACTGCACAAGCTCCAGATGAGGCAGATAAAAGTAAGAAGTACCAGGCGACCCTCCAGTTGGCTCAAAACCTACTGCTTCAGATACAGCGTCAATCTGGAAATCAGTCATGA
- the LOC120684058 gene encoding flowering time control protein FPA-like isoform X2 produces MSSEPPPADSPEAPASASPPKDAVASGGGAAAGVLETNTLWVGNLPAHVSEGDLMALFAPHGALDCALARAGSRSYAFILFRTPAEARAAVEATRGEKVKGAAMRTEFARPARAVRNLWVGGISPSVSKEELEEEFQKFGKVEGVAFSNDQTSAYVDFEKLEDAISAHRSLNGRTLGGKELCVDFQRSKGRAEWSEASSFNGRVSGLPGDKRATAPLKGSAGTRTREAQPTNVLWVGFPGSYKVIDEEALKQAMSAFGVVTKIKIFQSRQYAFVEFASVVEAYNAKTNLDGHLFDDPRIQILFSNSELAPNKLDNTTSVSGFPRSSEMYSSDGRHGLGSGTLQGYDPPRGGRSRHLDYGGLPTPGGILPPPEPFDPREAKRMRLDAGVDPYDVRAGSTSLYSTGLRNRDSSVHAEGSSTPAIRVRGTVHRTSYLEHFWRGNIAKGGSPVCRARCLPITKGSDIPLPDVINCSARTGLDMLAKHYADATGFDVVFFLPDNEDDFISYTEFLRYLGSKSRAGVVKVDAGTTLFLVPPSDFLTNVLQVDGPERLYGVVLHIPQMSAAAALRPQLTGPELQPYYDERETLPTSQRKYSIISPSDNGHHDADYRGSLREESMHHLGQISGRPRMDEGQAVQPALAGFPTNQTAATQVQPPVKPDIMATLAKLMPSVQSSTLIANLQQPGQQFSRQASATHLTNYGNMVGAPEHSTQHTAYNPEVALNLPPPPPPPIPTPTHSSITLPSQGGHSLPTQLNQQLYQPEQYYVPQSNYGPLATGSHSNLQASNANNLAPPLRQVNPGPPANNQMGNLPQLQPSSHGQQQHFAPGTAQAPDEADKSKKYQATLQLAQNLLLQIQRQSGNQS; encoded by the exons ATGTCGTCGGAGCCGCCGCCCGCGGATTCCCCGGAGGCGCCCGCCTCCGCATCCCCTCCGAAGGACGCCGTGGCCAgcgggggcggcgccgctgctgggGTCCTGGAGACGAACACGCTCTGGGTGGGCAACCTGCCCGCCCATGTGAGCGAGGGCGACCTGATGGCGCTGTTCGCGCCGCACGGCGCGCTCGATTGCGCCCTCGCCCGAGCCGGCTCCCGCAGCTACGCGTTCATCCTCTTCCGCACCCCCGCCGAGGCTCGCGCGGCCGTCGAGGCCACCCGGGGCGAAAAGGTCAAGGGCGCCGCCATGCGCACCGAGTTCGCGCGGCCG GCCAGAGCTGTTAGGAATCTGTGGGTTGGTGGCATTAGCCCGTCGGTTTCAAAGGAggagctagaggaggagttcCAAAAGTTTGGAAAAGTTGAAGGTGTTGCATTCTCCAATGATCAGACATCAGCTTACGTCGATTTCGAGAAACTGGAAGATGCAATTTCTGCTCACAGGTCTTTGAATGGAAGAACTTTAGGTGGCAAAGAATTGTGTGTCGATTTCCAGAGGTCTAAGGGAAGAGCG GAATGGTCAGAAGCGAGCAGCTTCAATGGTAGAGTATCAGGGCTGCCAGGTGACAAGAGAGCCACTGCCCCTCTAAAG GGTTCTGCTGGAACACGGACGCGAGAAGCACAACCTACCAATGTTCTCTGGGTTGGTTTTCCTGGTTCGTATAAAGTTATTGATGAGGAGGCGCTCAAGCAAGCTATGTCAGCATTTGGTGTGGTTACAAAGATAAAAATTTTCCAGTCAAGGCAGTATGCTTTTGTTGAGTTTGCAAGCGTTGTGGAAGCTTATAATGCTAAGACGAATCTAGATGGCCATCTTTTCGATGATCCCAGGATTCAGATTCTTTTCTCAAACAGTGAGCTTGCACCAAATAAATTAGATAACACAACATCGGTTTCTGGATTTCCTAGATCATCAGAAATGTATTCCAGTGATGGCCGTCATGGTCTTGGCAGTGGTACTTTGCAAGGGTATGATCCACCAAGAGGAGGAAGATCAAGACATTTGGATTATGGTGGTTTACCTACTCCAGGTGGAATCCTTCCACCACCTGAACCATTTGATCCAAGAGAAGCAAAAAGAATGAGGCTGGATGCTGGTGTTGACCCTTATGATGTAAGGGCAGGCAGCACAAGTCTTTATTCTACTGGGTTACGCAATCGTGACAGCTCTGTGCATGCCGAGGGGAGTTCAACTCCTGCTATTCGAGTCCGAGGCACAGTGCATCGAACGTCATACCTTGAGCATTTTTGGCGTGGCAATATCGCCAAAGGTGGATCTCCTGTTTGCCGTGCTCGTTGTTTGCCTATAACAAAGGGCAGTGATATACCTCT ACCAGACGTTATTAATTGTTCAGCTAGGACGGGATTGGATATGCTGGCGAAACACTATGCAGATGCTACTGGATTTGATGTTGTCTTTTTCTTACCAGATAATGAAGATGACTTTATTTCTTATACTGAGTTCTTGCGCTACTTGGGCTCAAAAAGCCGAGCAGGGGTTGTAAAGGTTGATGCAGGGACTACTTTATTTTTGGTACCACCATCAGATTTCTTGACAAATGTATTGCAAGTTGACGGCCCAGAGCGCCTTTATGGTGTAGTATTGCATATTCCACAaatgtctgctgctgctgctctcagGCCCCAATTGACTGGGCCAGAACTGCAGCCTTACTATGATGAAAGGGAAACTCTGCCTACTTCACAAAGAAAGTATAGTATCATTTCTCCCAGTGACAATGGCCATCATGATGCTGATTACCGTGGATCTTTACGTGAGGAGTCGATGCATCATTTGGGGCAAATATCTGGAAGGCCTCGGATGGATGAAGGCCAAGCAGTTCAGCCAGCTCTTGCAGGGTTTCCAACAAATCAAACAGCTGCAACGCAAGTTCAACCTCCAGTCAAGCCTGATATTATGGCTACCCTGGCAAAGCTTATGCCAAGTGTGCAATCATCAACTCTG ATTGCTAATCTTCAGCAGCCAGGGCAGCAGTTCAGCAGGCAAGCTTCAGCTACTCATCTGACAAACTATGGGAACATGGTGGGTGCTCCAGAGCACTCAACACAGCATACTGCTTACAACCCCGAAGTTGCTTTGAacctaccaccaccaccaccaccaccaattCCTACACCAACACACAGTTCTATTACATTACCATCTCAAGGTGGACACAGTTTGCCCACACAGCTGAACCAGCAGCTTTATCAGCCAGAGCAGTATTATGTGCCACAAAGCAACTATGGTCCATTAGCCACCGGTAGCCATTCTAACCTTCAAGCCAGCAATGCTAACAACCTTGCCCCTCCCCTTCGGCAAGTAAACCCTGGACCTCCAGCAAATAATCAGATGGGAAATTTGCCCCAGCTCCAGCCATCATCTCATGGACAACAACAGCATTTTGCTCCTGGTACTGCACAAGCTCCAGATGAGGCAGATAAAAGTAAGAAGTACCAGGCGACCCTCCAGTTGGCTCAAAACCTACTGCTTCAGATACAGCGTCAATCTGGAAATCAGTCATGA
- the LOC120684071 gene encoding 3beta-hydroxysteroid-dehydrogenase/decarboxylase-like, with the protein MATAEAGPTTGKPACAVTFGRSTLLGRHLAAALAASGRWSAVAVLDPSPSPPPPPASPLVRHHAVDLSDPARLASALAGAAAVFHVDATTAAAPGSDGSFLSLHRLAAEGTRRLLAACRAAGVGRVVYTGSADVVAAGPRDVVNADEDSVSYPDKFGNAVSELRAQVEMMVLSADGVRTCVLRPSNLFGPGDSSLVRFVAGYARSPLGKFVIGGGGNMSDFTCVENVAHANICAEQALCTNAASVAGKPFFVTNGEPMETWEFMNCIIEAMGFQRPRINLPAKMLLFVSLFSNMIHHRLGFQMFSTPLLHPDTIYFLSRTRIFNTSKARKLLGCYPIVSLEDGIMRTVGSFSELSDNLGFSRKQRSCGPSKADKLLGSGTAADILLWRDEKRTFSFVTVLFLLFYWFLLSDRTFVSSAAKFLLVISLALFIHGVLPSQVFGFTIEKVTSDHFELSHSALRNSLMCLAYAWNGSIHKLRVLAEGEDWSTLLKVFAFLYSVKLLLNFQFRVLMGLVLASLFIVFIVYEQCEEEIDSLVSNASVKIKWLMDRVVDRLPASLKTYIS; encoded by the exons ATGGCGACCGCCGAGGCCGGCCCGACCACGGGCAAGCCCGCCTGCGCCGTTACCTTCGGCCGCTCCACCCTcctcggccgccacctcgccgccgcgctcgccgcctccggccgctggtcggccgtcgccgtcctcgacccttccccttcccctcccccaccgccggccTCCCCCCTAGTCCGCCACCACGCCGTCGACCTCTCCGACCCCGCGCGACTCGcctccgcgctcgccggcgccgcggccgtctTCCATGTGGACGCGACGACGGCAGCCGCCCCCGGGAGCGACGggtccttcctctccctccaccgcctcgcTGCCGAGGGCACGAGGCGGCTCCTCGCGGCCTGCCGCGCGGCCGGCGTGGGGAGGGTTGTGTACACCGGCTCGGCCGACGTGGTGGCCGCCGGCCCCCGGGATGTAGTCAATGCCGACGAGGACTCCGTGTCCTACCCTGACAAG TTTGGGAACGCAGTGAGCGAGCTGAGGGCGCAGGTGGAGATGATGGTGCTGAGTGCGGACGGGGTGCGGACGTGCGTGCTGCGCCCAAGCAATCTGTTCGGGCCTGGCGATTCGAGCCTGGTGCGGTTTGTTGCTGGATATGCAAGGTCTCCCTTGGGCAAG TTTGTAATAGGTGGTGGCGGTAACATGTCTGACTTTACCTGTGTGGAAAATGTGGCCCATGCCAATATTTGTGCTGAGCAAGCCTTGTGTACAAATGCAGCTTCTGTTGCTGGGAAG CCTTTTTTTGTTACCAATGGTGAACCTATGGAAACATGGGAGTTTATGAACTGCATAATTGAAGCTATGGGTTTTCAGAG GCCCAGGATTAATCTTCCTGCCAAGATGTTATTGTTTGTGTCCTTGTTCTCCAATATGATTCATCACAGGCTTGGTTTTCAAATGTTTTCAACTCCTCTTCTGCATCCAGATACAATATACTTCTTGTCACGCACAAGAATTTTTAACACTTCAAAAGCTAGAAAATTACTTGGGTGCTACCCAATTGTATCATTGGAG GATGGAATTATGAGAACTGTGGGGTCATTTTCAGAATTATCAGATAATTTGGGCTTCTCAAGGAAGCAACGCTCCTGTGGACCATCGAAGGCAGATAAGCTGCTAGGAAGTGGAACAG CTGCTGATATTCTTCTTTGGAGGGATGAAAAGAGAACCTTTTCATTTGTGACAGTATTGTTCCTGCTTTTCTACTGGTTCCTGCTTTCAGACAGAACTTTTGTCTCGTCGGCTGCCAAATTTCTTCTAGTGATTTCCCTTGCTCTTTTCATCCATGGTGTACTGCCTTCACAAGT CTTTGGTTTTACAATTGAGAAGGTTACCTCTGATCATTTTGAATTATCACACTCAGCATTGAGGAATTCACTTATGTGCCTGGCTTATGCATGGAATGGAAGCATTCATAAACTGAGGGTTCTAGCAGAAGGTGAAGACTGGAGTACCCTTTTAAAG GTATTTGCATTTTTGTACAGTGTCAAGCTATTGTTGAACTTTCAATTCAGAGTGCTGATGGGTCTTG TATTGGCATCCTTGTTCATCGTCTTCATTGTCTACGAACAATGCGAGGAAGAAATTGACAGCTTGGTGTCAAATGCTTCTGTCAAAATCAAGTGGCTAATGGACAGAGTAGTCGATCGTTTGCCGGCTTCTTTGAAGACATATATATCCTAG